From the genome of Cellvibrio japonicus Ueda107, one region includes:
- a CDS encoding thrombospondin type 3 repeat-containing protein, with translation MKNLALLLIVSLAGLTACGGGDNKGFPKNPNDGISSSSVVSATNSSTATSAADSSSSSSATTSSSSSVISASSSSTPPIDPGELPDQDGDGIPDFTDNCPSVANANQADQDGDGIGDACDTDRDGDDVDNTTDNCPLIANPDQADTDNDGIGDACDTSTDTDNDGIDDAVDNCPQISNPDQADQDNDGIGDVCDNDRDGDSITNAADNCPLLSNSNQLDTDGDGIGDACDADIDGDGVNNTSDNCPLIANTDQLDTDGDGIGDACDSDKDSDGVNNANDNCPLIANADQLDSDNDGIGDACDNDTDTDGDGVDDGIDNCPAIANSDQADSDGDGIGDACDDDRDGDGVINALDNCPSTPNANQADMDNDGIGDLCDTDTDGDGVDNSTDNCPLISNPDQLDTDGDGIGDACDSNNSSSSSSSSMSSTSSVVDSSSSSTSSIVVVIPTSSSSADGSSSSSTSDAIGSSSSAGGVTSSSSADTGSSSSTSDTTGSSSSAGTDSSSSTSDATGSSSSTGVVTSSSSEDSSSSTSDATGSSSSSDADSSSSISDSSASSSSVELSSSSSADSSSSSDSSVSSVPDISSSSSTDSSASSTSDSSASSSSTDLSSSSSADTSSSSSSSVAADQDGDGIDDAADNCPTIANADQADQDGDGIGDACDNDLDGDGVNNTSDNCPAVSNPDQLDLDNDGIGDACDNDTDDDGVNNSADNCPLVANVDQADQDNDGIGDACDDDRDGDGVLNALDNCPLVANSDQADQDGDGIGDVCDTDRDGDGINNNVDNCPLVANPTQLDTDGDGIGDACDANTDTDGDGIDDALDNCPTISNPSQADQDGDGIGDACDTDRDGDGVLNLNDNCPLIANADQLDTDSDGMGDVCDNDLDGDGILNALDNCPAIGNPSQADQDGDGIGDACDNDIDGDNVINSLDNCPLVSNSNQADLDGNGIGDACDPDIDGDTILNALDNCPLVSNIDQADADADGIGDACDTNTDSDGDGIDDGFDNCPLVANPDQADSDGDGIGNACDNDNDNDGVPDNLDNCPLIANSDQADLDGDGIGDACDNDRDGDGILNPLDNCPSVSNPGQADLDGDGIGDDCDNDIDGDSIANALDNCPLVANLDQHDQDNDGIGDACDNDRDGDGIINAIDNCPSVPNPLQTDTDGDGIGDACDTNTDSDGDGIDNATDNCPFVANPDQADLDGDGIGDACDADSDGDGVLNGVDNCPLVANASQSNLDGDAFGDACDTDMDGDGIANAIDNCPMTPNADQADLDGDGIGDVCDNDRDGDGIIDSLDNCPLVANPTQADADADGIGDACDANTDTDGDGIDDAFDNCPLVANPDQLDSDGDGIGNACDNDIDGDGIANGVDNCPLNPNPDQLDTDGDGLGDVCDPLTDSDGDGIANTLDNCPLIANPLQTDTDGDGIGDACDPDIDNDGVLNAVDNCPLIANANQLDTDGDGVGDACDNDSDGDGIANALDNCPTIANPSQADIDGDGIGDACDNDMDGDGILNALDNCPTTSNPSQSDIDGDGIGDACDTVENVACESGKLFEPIVGNDLTTDSGLRGVLCIGCGVTNRNNLITTSLTDYATISTPVAVAASVWTSVENTATSYTGNKRVGFLVSLPVGLLDLSLLNSLEITTYLNGVQQQSSASLGLLSLQLLNLTGDATKQLVIMNTTTEFDEVEIEKAAVLGALSNLRVHSLCIAPPPL, from the coding sequence ATGAAAAATTTGGCACTATTATTAATCGTATCCCTTGCAGGTTTAACCGCCTGCGGTGGTGGTGATAATAAGGGTTTTCCCAAAAACCCTAACGACGGCATAAGCTCTTCATCGGTAGTGAGTGCAACCAACTCCAGTACAGCAACCAGTGCGGCAGATAGCTCCAGTAGCTCATCCGCAACCACGTCTTCCTCGTCCTCCGTTATATCTGCATCCTCTTCATCAACACCACCGATAGATCCCGGTGAATTACCGGACCAGGATGGTGACGGTATACCGGACTTTACTGATAATTGCCCCAGCGTCGCCAATGCCAACCAGGCTGACCAGGACGGTGATGGCATAGGTGATGCCTGCGACACAGATCGCGATGGTGATGATGTCGATAACACCACGGATAATTGCCCACTGATTGCTAACCCGGATCAAGCGGATACCGATAATGACGGTATCGGCGATGCCTGCGATACAAGTACAGACACGGATAACGACGGCATTGATGACGCCGTTGATAATTGTCCGCAAATCAGCAACCCGGACCAGGCTGACCAGGATAATGACGGTATTGGTGATGTCTGCGATAACGACAGGGATGGCGACAGCATTACCAATGCAGCAGATAACTGTCCGCTGCTATCCAACAGCAACCAATTGGATACCGATGGCGACGGCATAGGCGATGCCTGTGACGCTGACATTGATGGCGACGGCGTCAATAACACCAGCGATAACTGTCCATTGATTGCCAATACTGATCAGCTTGATACGGATGGCGATGGCATCGGTGACGCCTGCGACTCGGATAAAGACAGTGATGGTGTTAATAATGCCAACGACAACTGCCCGTTAATTGCCAACGCCGATCAATTGGATTCTGATAATGATGGTATCGGCGATGCCTGTGATAACGACACAGACACAGATGGCGATGGTGTTGACGACGGTATCGACAATTGCCCGGCCATCGCCAATTCTGACCAAGCCGATAGCGATGGCGACGGCATCGGTGATGCCTGTGATGATGATCGCGACGGCGATGGTGTGATCAATGCCCTCGATAATTGCCCATCAACACCCAATGCCAACCAGGCCGATATGGATAATGATGGTATCGGAGACCTGTGTGACACGGATACGGATGGTGATGGTGTTGACAACAGCACCGATAATTGCCCACTGATTTCCAATCCGGATCAGTTGGATACCGATGGCGATGGTATTGGCGACGCTTGCGATTCCAATAACAGCTCATCCTCATCGTCATCCTCGATGTCATCCACCAGCAGTGTTGTTGATAGTTCCAGTAGCTCAACGTCATCTATCGTTGTTGTGATTCCTACTTCATCCAGCAGTGCGGATGGAAGTTCTTCGTCATCAACATCGGACGCCATTGGAAGCTCAAGCAGCGCGGGGGGAGTGACCTCATCAAGCAGTGCAGATACAGGGTCGTCCTCTTCAACCTCTGACACTACAGGAAGCTCAAGCAGTGCAGGTACAGACTCATCTTCTTCAACCTCTGATGCTACTGGAAGTTCAAGCAGTACAGGAGTAGTAACGTCTTCAAGCAGTGAAGATTCATCCTCTTCAACTTCTGACGCTACTGGAAGCTCAAGCAGTTCAGATGCTGACTCATCCTCATCAATATCTGACTCCTCTGCCAGCAGCAGTTCTGTAGAGTTGTCATCCTCAAGTAGTGCGGACTCCAGCTCATCATCGGACTCTTCCGTCAGCAGCGTACCGGATATCTCGTCTTCGAGCAGTACAGACTCCAGTGCATCATCAACATCGGACTCTTCTGCAAGTAGCAGTTCTACAGACCTGTCGTCATCAAGCAGTGCAGACACCAGTTCATCGTCTTCCTCTTCAGTAGCCGCTGATCAGGATGGCGATGGTATTGATGACGCTGCCGATAATTGCCCAACCATCGCTAATGCAGACCAGGCCGACCAGGATGGCGACGGTATCGGTGACGCCTGTGATAATGATCTGGATGGAGATGGTGTAAATAACACCAGCGACAACTGTCCTGCTGTGAGTAACCCTGACCAACTGGATCTGGATAATGACGGTATTGGTGATGCCTGTGATAACGACACTGACGACGATGGTGTTAACAACAGTGCAGATAACTGTCCACTGGTTGCCAATGTCGATCAAGCGGACCAGGACAACGATGGAATTGGTGATGCTTGCGATGATGACCGCGATGGCGATGGTGTGCTCAATGCCCTGGATAATTGCCCATTAGTCGCCAATAGTGACCAGGCCGACCAGGATGGTGACGGCATCGGCGATGTGTGCGATACCGACCGCGACGGCGATGGTATTAATAACAATGTGGATAACTGCCCATTGGTTGCCAACCCAACGCAACTGGATACGGATGGCGATGGTATTGGCGATGCCTGTGATGCCAATACGGACACCGATGGTGACGGTATTGACGATGCACTTGATAATTGCCCCACCATATCCAACCCCAGCCAGGCCGACCAGGATGGTGACGGTATCGGCGATGCCTGCGACACCGACCGCGACGGCGATGGTGTACTCAACCTCAACGATAACTGTCCGTTGATTGCCAACGCAGACCAACTGGATACGGACAGTGATGGCATGGGTGATGTGTGCGATAACGATCTGGATGGTGACGGTATCCTGAACGCACTCGACAACTGCCCGGCGATTGGCAACCCCAGCCAGGCTGACCAGGATGGCGACGGTATCGGCGATGCCTGCGATAACGACATCGATGGCGATAACGTCATTAATAGCCTGGATAACTGTCCGCTGGTATCCAACAGCAACCAGGCCGATTTGGACGGCAATGGCATTGGCGATGCCTGCGATCCGGATATTGACGGCGACACCATCCTGAATGCCCTGGATAACTGCCCATTGGTATCCAACATCGATCAGGCCGATGCGGATGCGGATGGCATTGGCGATGCGTGCGACACCAATACCGACTCCGATGGTGATGGCATTGACGATGGCTTCGACAACTGCCCATTAGTAGCCAACCCGGACCAGGCCGACAGTGATGGTGACGGTATTGGCAATGCCTGTGACAACGACAATGACAATGATGGCGTTCCGGATAACCTCGACAACTGTCCCCTGATTGCCAACAGTGACCAGGCCGATCTGGATGGCGATGGTATTGGTGACGCCTGTGATAATGACCGCGATGGCGATGGCATCCTTAACCCATTGGACAACTGCCCGTCGGTGAGCAATCCCGGCCAGGCAGATCTGGACGGCGATGGTATTGGCGATGACTGCGACAATGACATCGATGGCGATAGCATTGCCAACGCCCTGGATAATTGCCCATTGGTTGCCAACCTGGATCAGCACGACCAGGACAATGACGGTATCGGCGATGCCTGTGATAACGATCGCGACGGCGATGGCATCATCAACGCCATCGACAACTGCCCGAGCGTACCCAATCCGCTGCAAACAGATACTGACGGCGATGGCATTGGCGACGCTTGCGACACCAATACCGACAGCGATGGTGACGGTATCGACAACGCCACGGATAACTGCCCGTTTGTTGCCAACCCGGATCAGGCCGACCTGGATGGCGATGGTATTGGTGATGCCTGCGATGCCGATAGCGATGGCGACGGCGTACTCAACGGGGTCGATAATTGCCCACTGGTTGCCAACGCCAGCCAATCCAACCTGGATGGTGATGCCTTCGGTGACGCCTGTGATACCGACATGGATGGTGATGGTATCGCCAATGCTATCGATAACTGCCCAATGACGCCCAATGCCGACCAGGCTGATCTGGATGGTGATGGCATAGGCGACGTCTGTGACAATGATCGCGATGGCGACGGCATTATCGATAGCCTGGACAACTGCCCGCTGGTTGCCAACCCGACACAAGCGGATGCAGATGCGGATGGTATTGGTGACGCCTGCGATGCCAATACCGACACGGATGGTGACGGTATTGATGACGCCTTTGACAATTGCCCACTCGTTGCAAACCCGGATCAACTGGACAGCGATGGCGATGGCATCGGCAATGCCTGTGACAACGACATCGATGGTGATGGCATTGCAAACGGCGTTGACAACTGTCCACTCAATCCCAACCCGGATCAGCTGGACACCGACGGTGATGGCTTGGGTGATGTTTGCGATCCGCTAACCGACTCCGACGGCGATGGCATTGCCAATACCCTGGACAACTGCCCGCTGATTGCTAACCCGTTGCAAACAGACACGGATGGGGATGGTATTGGCGATGCGTGCGACCCGGATATCGACAATGATGGCGTACTCAACGCCGTGGACAATTGCCCACTCATTGCCAACGCCAATCAACTGGACACAGATGGCGACGGTGTGGGCGATGCCTGCGATAACGACAGCGATGGGGATGGTATTGCCAACGCACTGGATAATTGCCCGACAATCGCTAACCCATCGCAAGCGGATATTGACGGGGACGGTATCGGTGATGCCTGTGATAATGACATGGATGGCGACGGTATCCTGAATGCACTCGACAATTGCCCCACCACGAGCAACCCGTCGCAATCGGATATTGACGGTGATGGTATTGGCGATGCGTGCGACACTGTCGAGAACGTAGCCTGCGAATCCGGCAAACTGTTCGAGCCGATTGTTGGCAACGACCTGACTACCGACTCAGGCTTGCGCGGCGTACTCTGTATCGGATGCGGTGTCACAAATCGAAATAACCTGATCACCACATCACTGACCGATTACGCCACCATCTCTACACCGGTAGCCGTGGCTGCATCGGTCTGGACCAGTGTAGAAAATACAGCGACCAGCTATACCGGTAACAAGCGTGTCGGTTTCCTGGTGTCACTGCCCGTCGGCTTGCTTGACCTGAGCCTGCTGAACTCTCTGGAGATCACAACCTACCTGAATGGTGTGCAACAACAAAGCAGTGCCAGCCTTGGTTTGCTAAGCCTGCAGTTGTTGAACCTCACCGGTGATGCCACCAAACAGTTAGTGATTATGAACACCACCACCGAGTTCGATGAGGTTGAGATTGAAAAAGCCGCGGTATTGGGTGCGCTATCGAACCTCAGGGTTCACTCCCTGTGTATAGCACCGCCACCCTTGTAA
- a CDS encoding OmpA family protein — MKRLFTVLLCAISTITSYYAAANSREEVETSIYVGIRAGYSYNEGSCSSNHLKCDKSDTGYGLFIGYDINPRWAIETSFNDIGDTTATYSNAHLDGDLSQIDISVKYAYPIYQNLSLYGKVGAAYWDAKAKGQNVSFSDTGVSPLLGAGLELIISEHWKGRIEYQYIDRIGNNLMGKASPNKLGLALIWNFPLRKHKPAKPEPVIVYQPVEAPPPPVEKPVTEQRIVIDENLGGALFEFNKSEIRNTAAIQPVIDVLLEDPSLYVNVIGHTDSKGSEEYNQRLSQTRANVVAKYLNSKGVSLSRIKVFGMGEDQPVADNSTEEGRAQNRRVEFIISNSQQIHGH; from the coding sequence ATGAAGCGCTTATTTACCGTTTTATTGTGCGCTATCAGCACAATCACCAGTTATTACGCTGCCGCAAACTCCAGGGAGGAAGTGGAAACCAGTATCTATGTAGGGATCAGGGCCGGTTATTCTTACAATGAGGGCTCTTGTAGCAGTAACCACCTGAAATGCGACAAATCCGATACAGGATACGGACTGTTTATCGGCTACGACATTAACCCGCGCTGGGCAATTGAAACCTCTTTTAATGACATAGGTGACACAACAGCAACCTATTCGAATGCTCACCTGGATGGCGATCTCAGCCAGATAGACATATCCGTAAAATACGCCTATCCCATTTACCAAAATTTATCGCTGTACGGAAAAGTTGGCGCCGCTTATTGGGATGCGAAGGCCAAAGGCCAGAATGTTTCCTTTAGCGATACCGGTGTCAGTCCCCTATTGGGAGCAGGCCTCGAATTAATTATCTCCGAGCACTGGAAGGGACGTATCGAATATCAATATATCGACAGAATTGGCAATAACCTCATGGGCAAGGCCAGCCCCAATAAGTTGGGGCTGGCGCTCATCTGGAATTTCCCACTGCGCAAACACAAGCCCGCCAAACCCGAGCCGGTCATTGTTTATCAACCTGTCGAAGCACCGCCGCCCCCTGTTGAAAAGCCGGTGACAGAACAGCGTATTGTGATCGATGAAAACCTGGGTGGCGCCCTGTTTGAATTTAATAAAAGCGAAATTCGCAATACGGCAGCCATTCAACCTGTCATTGATGTGTTGCTTGAAGACCCTTCTCTTTACGTCAATGTTATTGGGCACACAGATTCAAAAGGCTCTGAAGAATACAACCAACGCCTCTCGCAAACACGGGCCAATGTAGTTGCCAAATACCTTAACAGCAAAGGTGTATCGCTGAGCCGAATCAAAGTCTTTGGCATGGGGGAAGATCAACCTGTTGCCGACAATTCCACCGAAGAAGGCAGAGCCCAAAACCGGCGAGTGGAATTCATTATCAGCAATAGCCAGCAGATACACGGACATTGA